A window of the Clostridiisalibacter paucivorans DSM 22131 genome harbors these coding sequences:
- a CDS encoding MFS transporter, with protein sequence MEKNMYKYLLKHSFWGNFDSGVIFIFLSFYIWEQTENMITIAIAFAIPILINTVIDYYFSYLSDKKDRIKLIILGNIGSAIFLSSYGLVHNIYILYIFIFFKSLFTKLYLSSLEPYKRETIKESEYKDYISKENIRVSIGASIGGFALMWIYIYTNSIPLIFIISGLIELYSTIYLCRLSNINQRKTKDREEDIDLKWLKEITLVYTIEAFGIALIINRIIIFLHDAYRVEIEGVGLIFFVVYGISNIIAAKIYDKFTNMQLKNMFIISFFLQGILMLLFTKINRLTIIVVLWFIFELISNITDIYSRDRINRSLFTNIGGRLSRFRVSIAIGSILGQIIISQIWDRIGVDQSFYFSSMILILLSIFIKFKMNASLLK encoded by the coding sequence ATGGAGAAAAATATGTATAAATACCTATTAAAACATAGCTTTTGGGGGAATTTTGACTCAGGTGTAATCTTTATTTTTCTTTCCTTTTATATATGGGAACAGACAGAAAACATGATTACTATAGCCATAGCATTTGCAATTCCCATACTAATAAATACCGTAATTGATTATTACTTTTCCTATCTAAGTGATAAAAAAGACCGTATTAAACTTATAATTCTAGGGAATATAGGTTCAGCAATTTTTTTGAGTTCATATGGACTTGTACATAATATATACATTTTATATATCTTTATATTTTTCAAATCATTGTTTACTAAATTATATTTGAGTTCATTGGAGCCCTATAAGAGAGAAACTATAAAAGAGAGTGAATATAAGGATTATATATCTAAAGAAAATATTAGAGTGAGTATAGGTGCATCAATTGGTGGTTTTGCATTAATGTGGATATATATATATACCAATAGCATTCCTTTGATATTTATCATATCTGGGCTGATAGAACTATATTCTACAATATATCTATGTAGACTTAGCAATATTAATCAACGAAAAACAAAGGATAGGGAAGAGGATATTGATCTAAAATGGCTAAAAGAAATTACACTGGTTTATACCATTGAAGCCTTTGGAATTGCTCTAATAATAAATAGAATAATAATATTTTTGCACGATGCTTATAGAGTAGAAATAGAAGGTGTAGGACTAATATTTTTTGTTGTATATGGTATATCTAATATAATTGCAGCAAAAATATATGATAAATTTACAAATATGCAGTTGAAAAATATGTTCATCATATCATTTTTCCTTCAAGGGATATTGATGTTACTATTTACAAAGATAAATAGATTGACAATAATAGTAGTACTGTGGTTCATATTTGAGTTGATATCTAATATAACAGATATATATTCAAGGGACAGGATAAATAGGAGTCTCTTTACAAATATTGGTGGAAGATTATCTAGGTTTAGAGTAAGTATAGCCATAGGAAGTATATTGGGGCAGATAATTATAAGTCAAATATGGGATAGGATAGGCGTGGATCAAAGTTTTTATTTTTCAAGTATGATATTGATATTGTTATCGATTTTTATCAAGTTTAAAATGAATGCAAGTTTATTAAAGTAA